The following nucleotide sequence is from Calonectris borealis chromosome 5, bCalBor7.hap1.2, whole genome shotgun sequence.
tttaaaacattaaaaagaggaaaaactgattCCCTTCCTTTTGCAAGAAAATATTACATTCCCTTTTATTACAAACAAGACAGAGGtcctttttctcaggaaaacttGTAATGGGGAAGGTAATTTCAATACTTTCCATGTCTCTAGAGCCAGTGAAAGGTAATTTGAGACAAAGTACTGGGCAATAAAGTCCTCTATCAGCAAAGCAATGCAAACCTTCTCCCACTGACTTCCCATAAGCCTTTATTGGGGCCTGATGATCTTTTTGGCTGGGCACGAAGTCGGTACTCATTGTACTGCTGGTATCTATTAAAAGATCCCTTATTTTCTGCATCGCATCTAGTCTACACAATTCCTACAAGATGGGAAAGACTTCTAACTTCCTACAAATGTAATAAAACTCATAATTATTGGCTGCATTTGCATGGCTTTGGACCTGAGTCACTAAGCTCTCTGGAATGGCATACTTTTAGAAATGTgattatttatatgaaataatTCTGAACTGCTCTGGGCTTTTGTTTTGCCAAAAGACCCACCTCATGGAAATGAAAGCTGTTCTTCCACTCTCTCCTGCTGAATTTATGATTCTGAAAAAAACTGTGGAGAATAGCTGTCCTGATTCAGGTCAATTAAAAGCAGAGCTCTGCATCCTTGGCTTATCTTGAGTCCTATTGCTTTCAGAAAGATCCTGTTTGATTTGGTGAAAGAAAGTGTTGATGTGATTGGATATGTTTTATGAAAATTGGGTCTTGAGTGCTATTTGGAAATTTCAAAGCTATTAGAGGAATCACTGGGGTGTTATTTCAGCCAGTAAAATATACCTGTTCATACACTGTATAAACACTACTTATGCTGAGAGAGAGAATAACAGCTTCCAGTACTCTCTCCCTCTGATGAAAAGATGAAGGAATaggtggaggaggggaagaaaggacctttattatgcatatatacataGGTACTACCCTGCCCAGTCTGAAAGCCCAACTGGCTTTCAGAGGTAGCAgatctgtgtgtctgtgttttaTAAATGGTTTGATCTTACCTGAGTATCTGTGGCTCTGGCGACATCCCGTTTGTTCACATTTCTGTAGGCTCCCCAGTAAACTCACTGGATAGATGACAGTTCATTAAATTAGTTGACAACGCACACCCAGCCTTTCCACCCTCCGCCCCCAGccctaaaatgaaaataaagaaattacaatggcaagaaggaaaaatactatGCAAATGCCTCTGAAAGAACTGACACATTTAAACTAATGGAGCTCCTGGAATCATAACAATAAATGTGCTGTCAGGGGCATCACAGTTACTGCAGTGACATGACCACCTTGCGATAGCACCAGTGCAAGCTGTCAGAGCTAGTTCTCTAAGTAGTCCTGAAACATTTTTCTATCACTGTAACTTTTAAGAGTCATGACACTTTGAAAGAGCCCTTTTCCCCTTGCAACTCTTTTCTTTGATGAAATGGCTTGACAAAGTTTGCCCAGCCGCCTGCAGGGCAAACAGTTTTTCCTCcaaatattataaaaatagcaACTAGACCAACCCCAAAGAATCCTTTTCAAAGGATTCAACCCTTTCaagcagttttgtttcttaaaattgcTACAAATAACTACTTACAAAATCCATTCCCCAGAGCTACATCGATGCAACAGTGtcactacaaaaaaaccccacgaaaCAGCCTTTCCATAATTTTCTTTAATGCACAAATTTTCTTGTTCAACTGGAAGTCTTAGAGCAGTCTATTCACTTTGACCATCAACTCTGTGCTCTGACGCAATGTATAGGCAGTATGGTTGAGGTTTAAAAAGCCTTTATAAGAGCTTGGAAACGCCCCCCTCAAGCCCTTTCTTGGGATTAGTGGCTTTAGTTAATATTGGTTAACACTTATTTGGAATGGGCATGTTATTCTTCCATTAAGCTTTATTCTAGTCATTCTTCCAATCTCCATTTAAATTCCGTTTTCCTCTCGGTTGGCATCCGTACCCTTAGCTACCTCATAAACAAGATGCATTGCCAACTGGAACATGTGAGCAGACCTGAAAGCGGCACTGCTAACCTCTGCTCCTTCCTACCCCCCCGCAAGCTGGAGACATATCAAACTCAGTGCTTGGAGCCTGGGAAGCGGGAATCCTGAACTGCTCGGAAACTCAAAGAGCCAGACTTCAGGCTATGAAGCCATTGGGCTGGCTCACCGAGCTAGAACTGTGCATacattttttgtgggttttttgttttatcagcCCAGCAAGCCAGATTCACCTACTCTTACTTCAGCTGAGTGTATCTTTTGCTGTAAAAAGATGTGCTGAAAACTGTGCAACTGATTAAACAGTTTTACTCAGCATTAATAAGGCAACCAAAATCTGATCCAGAATGACTAGcccaatatttttaatttctaagtGGACATACAGAGGAGAAAAGATTTGGGCACTCAAAGTTGCTTACAGATTTTGGCTATGGGTGACACTGTCTTGATTTTACATGCCCAAAATTTGAGTTCTTAGAGATTGCATactcagcaataacaaaataaaatatggcaAAATCTGGAAATCTTTGGCACAGGTGGGGGAGGCACTGTAAATAAAGCCAATGaatgaaagagaaatgcagagaCCGCGTGAGCGGTGGGTGAGAAGGCTCCTGCTCCCCAACCTGCCACAACCCAGCCCCTCCTCGTGTGTGCAGCAGCCACCGTCGGAGTCGGCACAGAGCGATGGGTACCTGGGGCGGCATCTCCTGTAGCAtagcttctccctgcttttccaCAGCAGAGACCAAACACACTTGCTCTGGGCCTTTTTTCAGAACTTATGCAGGCGTAATTGCCGATGGCTGTTCCCTTTTTAGGGTCAACCACTGTGTGTGGATATCTGTACTTGAggtattttttctcccttcagttgTGAGGTCAAGGCTTTTTGCCTTGTCTTTTCTATGCTGGTAAATGTTTCTGTCCTCAGTTTGTCAGGCAGAAAGTCTAGCCACACGACACCAACAACTTACATGTTGCCAGTCTGGGGAAAGAGAGTACGCATTTAAAAGCATCAGCAGTCTAGGTAGGATATAATGTGACTGAAGAGTTTCACTGTAACATTGTAgagtacaaaaatgaaaatataaagtgcattttaaatgATTAATGTACAAAAGCTGACCTCTTCCAGTGTGCATTAATCAAGAAAAAATGTACACTTTCTGTAGTGGTTAATGTTGCAGGTCCATTATTCAGCTTTGATAATGTGCATAAAAATGCTCAATATGACAATGAGTTGGGGTAGCTGAGAATTTAGGATGGTGGCAAGTTTGTTGTAGTATTTGGATTAGCATTCTTAACCTACATCTTGACagcttcttttcttcatttcacaaGTGTTAATAAAATCTAGCTTTATCTTCTTtgatttttggttattttttcttgttttttgtttttttttgttttttttgttttgttttttttttttaaaaaaaacaattaaaaaatacctGCTCAAACAAATACTACCAGCATTCATTAGTCAGGATGGTTATATGTAAAAGAAATGATGCCAGATAGTAACAAATCCAAGAGAAGTTTATTATGAAAATGGCACctgcaggatgaaaaaaaattaagttacataAAGACAACCATGTATGACATGTATGAGAATCTACAAAAGTATAAAAAGAACCCTGTTGTAAATGAAGTATGTACATTTCTGATTTGCAGCATTATCAATgatcaatgaaaaaaatgtttcaaataagcCAGGCACTCAAGAAGTTAGATTCGGTTAGCTTAACACAAAATAAATGTACCATAGCTGTcactttttaacattttaattttttttatattgtagaGTTGGTAACACTGCTAAGATTTATACGAACAGAATCCCTTTCCCCATTATTCAGCTACTTGGCACCAGTCTCCTCATAAAAGATTTCATATATTTGTACAAGAAATAGTTAAAAACACAGACACAGTCTTCACAGgtaatgaagttttttttttcattttgtaattttaaacacTATGGATTTAGACAGCAGCTGTGATTATCTGTTAGTTTAAATCACCAGAAATCATTTTGACACAACAcagaaacatttataaaaaaaaaaaaacaaaacaacaacagctGTCTAGCTGTTCTTTGTAGCTGATAGGTGCACTCCTTTGATTGTTCCATAGCTAGAGTAGAGCTTCCAAAATTAAACTTTGACTTTCCCAATCTCGCCTTTTTTAGACCTACTTAAATCCTTCCAATGGAGCCTTTAAAAGCTCATTAATTAAATTTGTGGCGTCCAATTCCTTTTTCGCTATTACTCCGCCGTGGCTTGGACCTACTTCTCAAATTCAAAGCTACCGCAGGAATTGACTCGACTCGAATCAAAAATTCAAAGGACAGCTGAGTTAATATATTAGCATTGCACACGTAAGCAAATATATATGACAATTCTAAGCtcagtttcctttttaaacaatGCTGGTTGACCTTTGAAAGCATTTCCTATCTCACTGGTAATTGCTCTACGTATTACTCCGCCAGCCTACCTGGGAGAAAACCAAAGAAATGCACCCTCTGCTTACAGTTCGAGCACAAGGGACTCTGGGAATGTTAACAACTGAGGCTATATGGCATCAATTTGCTTAATATATCTGAGCATTACTCTGTAGCGCATTGTGGGGTACACTGGAAGAGTAAGTCATACCCAGAATTCCTCTGTGGGAAAAATGGCTCCATTAACCTTGAGCTAGTTAAGAGTCTTTTATCTCTGAGAGTGAAGAAGAGAGAACGAGAGagcgagagaaagagagaggagaggcgtggagaggaggggagagaggaagggggagagagaggttTGAGAATACACAACAGCAAAGCAACAGCAGAAATTAAAAGGTATACAGACAGTGGAAGCAGCATAAGGTGACATTACAGAGGAAGGCCACCACACAAAAACCACTAACCCCCAAGAATCACTGGTTCACTAGGACTGCAGGAATGGGACTTTACCACTCCGGACTAGAGATAAAGCACAGAGAAGACAAAGGACAAAACAACTACATTAGCTTAGTATATACTGCATATAGTAACACACATTGAAACTGCAATGGGACTGACAGCCAAGGACACTTACACATTGTACACATTACAGTTCTCACATCTGTTATTAGATGCCTTAACAAACAGCTGCCAAAGATGGAGTGGAAGAAGAATTTATATTTGACAGTCATTTGGAGTGTTTGACACTACACTGTGATTTCTGGCAACAAAGACAAAATaggagatttcttttcttttacttaatGTGCAGTTTTCAGTTGTAGTTATCTATTTCAAGCTTATTAACCCATTCTTTAGTTTTAAAACATATTGGTTTCAACactagaaataaggaaaaaacaacaaaaaatacccaaatcaaagaacaaaaggaaatttACAACCTTCCCTCtataatattaaatgaaaaacaaaacaaaacatgttaaatagttcttctgtttttttttactccGAAGTGTTATTTGACGTTGTAAAATTAGCCTCAGttacactgagaaaaaaataaagcaaaacaatatgCACCTAAGAAACTGCTCCTCGCGTCAATTAAattgagttttttgtttttaagcacttTTTGAAAAAGGCTTCCTGACCCATTTAAATTTGATGTGAGGCTATGCTTGTTAGTTTGGAGGTAAAAAATTTTAAGTCCTGCAGCAAATGTTAATGAGGGCTTTTGTCTTAACTAACCAAGGAGACTGCAGCACCCGACTATAAACCAGTACGGAACACATTCTTTCCAAAAAACCCAGCCCACAAGCTGCATATTGTATGAAGACATTACAGATTAATAAATGATAGCACCATGGTTTTAGAAATTAAGTTAAAGTTTCAGTAATTAACATTTAGTCCAACTTTTTAACATTCTAGTCACAGGccagaaattaactttttaagaACCCAAATTATTTTATGTGCAAGTAAGAAAATCTTAACCATAAAAAGAGAATTAAACTCTGCATAAAATTCTAAAATACTATCccctatttttaaaggaattaggAACAAAAACCCCCTTTCATTTGACTTAGTCAAACAGGGCACATTGTTTATGCTTGTCTCTTTTAATCTTGATCATATCAAGATCATTTTGAAGTAAAACCAATGGTTGTCACTTTAAAATCTCTTTACCACAACACTGAGTATTCTATGGCAGAGGCATACACATATTAAAGGCATCTTAATaaagatgcaaaggaaaaaacacacatcTTAGAAGAAGACAAAATGGCAGGCAACTGGTACTTCGACTCtctgaaggcaaaaataaaaaaatatctttacaTTAAAGAATAAGTCAAGTTAAAGAGAAAGGGAATGAAATGGGGACCATCATATTGAGAGAATAAGCTGACCTGCTCAAATTCAAAGTGCTAGAATTAAAGGTCTAAATTAAAACATAGTCTATGCCTCAGAGTATAACACTGAACACAGTATGTGGTCATATTTCAATCCTCTTTCCGTTCCAGAGTCTGTGTAGTGTGAATGCCATTGCTGTACACAGGAAATGGAAGAGTGGAAAAAAGTCCTTCGGCAGTTGTGAACACATTCCCTGCAGGCATTTGGGTCAGACTGGCCCCGCTCACAGCACTTCCAAACGGTCCCGACATATTGAGTCGGTGAACGTGGTGGTAGAGCATTTCCATCGGTGTTTTAGGATCCAGCCCAAAGCTGGGGCTGTTAACATCAACAAAGTTAACAGCATGGGTGTTGGGGAGGAGGTTGCCCTGCATGGCTAAAGTAACTTCAGCTGGAGCATACCGAATAGTGCCAGTGGTGTAGACCCTCTGAGCAGCAGTGCTGGTCGCAGCAAGGGTTCCTGTTACCCTGTGAACCAAAGGAAGCACCACATTGCCTGCTTGTAACCTCTGAAGGGCTTCCAGATCCCCAGTGTACAACAAAGAGTTGGAAGTTGTGGGACCTCCTGGATGTTTGTCCCGTGGAGATGCTGAAAGTGGGGGTGACAAAGGGTCAGAGGACACAGGAGCCAAGGCCGAGTTGGATGAGGTGCTGAACTGAGTTTTACGGCTGGCAGTATTTTCAGTCCCTGGCGGGGTGAGAACGGAGTCTGGAATGGAGACATGTAAACTACTGCTGGCTTGGGGGGAAGGGAAGTGCTCGGAGCTGGGGGGCTTGGTCATACTGTAGGGTGATTCATTCCTTGAGATTTCCCTGTTGGGTGGGTAATTCCAAATACTGCTATCATTATCAAAATTGATAGGTTCtgagatttctgttttaattttgagCACTGAGGCACTGTTTGGTGACgagagcagctggggctggtCCACCAAAGCTGAGTCAAGTCCATTTGGACTTGAGGTGCTTGACAGCCTTCTCCGGGTCATGCTGcctcccttttgcttttttctcctcttcttcctcttttgatGTTTGCTGGAAGACTGGGCATTTACTTCCCCTGCACTGTCTGAGTCCTTGGCACTGTCCGAGGTCAGTGATTCACAGTTCTGCAACCGCAAGTCTGACTCACTCTCAACATAGCGCTCCACCTTGATCTGCATAGAGCCAAGAGTGCCAAAACTGTCCTCGGGGGCCTTTTGATTCTCGAAGTCAGAGTTTTCAAAGCTGTCATCACTGTCCCTGCTGTCCTGGTTGCTGGAGCTGTTCCCATCATCATTACAGTTCATTTCATTATCTGACTGATTTCCTGACTTTTTCCTGTCGGATTCAGGGTCTTCACTGTTTTCTGACTGGTTTCCTTTCTCATCTGACTTTGAATTCTCATTGTCCTCTGGAGCAAAAGGAAAGTGAAACAAACCATTAGCAACAGGAACATAATATTATACCCCAAGTCCAGATTTCTACCTACCAATGAGATTTGATTGCTGTAAACTTTTTTGGCAAAAGGCGTTCTCTTTTGTAGAGCCACAATTTTTTTGCAACGTTGTGTTGGGAGAGTTTTGATCACCATGAATCTCTCTGACTCAGGATTGTTAATGCACTAAAAGCCTATGCTATATGGCCTGCACCTTGATTGAGGGGGGCCTTTTCATCTGCTTGCTGGACAAGAATCATTTTGACGACTGTGAGCACAACGGCATTGTAGCTGTGTCATCCAAAGAGGAGTCAGTGAACAATCCCATTATGACCGTTATGTTCTGGTGATTGTTATTTCACATCTGtgttctcctacagtgggcaggcATCCAGGTGTAGCACTATTTACTAATGAAGATTCTAGTCCTCTCATCTCATTTTCCTCTCACCGTTGCCACTTTTGAAGTGGCATAGTGtctctgacttcagtggaattactGCTGATTTCCTCCCGTGCGAGAGAAGAAGCAGGTCATACATGTATAAATCTGAATGAATAAACCAGTCATAACAATTTTGTTACATTGCTAGACTGTCTTCTCATACTCCCCTGAAgggcaacaaataaaaaaaagcagaaaaaaaattcaggcacTGAATTAAATTCTTGATTGATCCAAACCATCTAAGGGCCATTGAAAATAGCCCAGCTACAGCACTGAGAAGCTGTTGCTCTTCTTTCCTGAATTCATTTAGTTGTGTTTTAGACTTTTACCTAATTCTAATACGGATGAGACAAACACCCTAGCCCACTGGACTCAGACAGCCAAAGCAGCTTTGAGAATGAATACTCTCCATTATCATACTATGTTTGAAAGGGTCATAAAAGGCTTCAGGAAACCCCGTCTTTTACAGACCAGCCAGAAATCTTTTGTTGGGAcataaaagatgttttttcacCTATCAGAGCCAAATACTACCCTTTTCAATAGACTCGTTTtaggggcagaggggaagggcCAGTTTTACTCTAAAGATTGGTTACTCCCGGAGCCATGTCAATACCAAAGTTTCCCAGAAGTGCTGGAGAAGGTGGGCTTGACAGGGAAGCTGCCTGAGGATTCAGGGCAACGCACTTCACAAGCCACTTAGTGGGATTTTTGCTTGAGTCACCAGCAGCAGAGAGAtccttccttttgaaaaataaaacccacagaaGCAAAGTAATAGCCACAAACCCCTAAATTTCATCCAGCTTTTTGTTCCACCTAGGGCTAAATTTCTCctacaattctttttcttttttttaagacgCTTTCTTTTAAGGCTATGGTTTCTAGCTGGTCAAGAGTGGGCTTAGGGTGAGGTAGTCTAAAGCTACACAAAATTGCCCGGGATTTTCAGAGTTTGAACTGAACTTGTTGCTTTCATCCAAGATGCTGTTCTGATTTCACGTCCTTTGGCATTCTATTTAATTCTTTTGTAAGAAACAACCCCCTGCCTCTGCTGTCTTCCAAGACTCCCAGATATTTCCTTCTGAGATGTACACATCTGTGCACCTTTGAAGAATGCTCTCTTGCTCTGCATCAGCCTTAGGAGTCACGAATGCACACGCACTTCTCACGTGGAGAAACTTACAGTGCACATGGGAAATGCAAACTGTTCTCCACATGTGTGTTATTTGGCTATTTAGGAACAAGACAGCATAAAGAAAGCACCAGGAATGGGTGAAGAGATTCCCAGTGATAGTGGGCAACAAGCCTGCATGTGTGCCTAATGTTGACTTAAACCATCAAACCAAGCTGTCAAAGgagaacaaataaaagcaaaagatgaaAGAGAACAGCCATATCATATAATATAACATTAAGGCCTGATCCTCTTCTTGCTTTTGCTTGATTTATGTCACTGTGATCcattttctccagattttttttggttgttatcATAGACACGAGAGAAGACTCAGATATATATACCGTATACTACAGCACAGTAACATCCTTAGTTCTTGGGCCACAGGAAACCATGCTCCTTTCAAAGCCAGATGATCTGTACCTGTGCCTAGGTAACCACTTTTGAAACTAATGGGGAACATGTGAACACTGGATCATCCGTAGGACTAATTTACACATTGAGTTTGACAAGTacatttagcttttaaaaaacagctgaagtCCCAGACTTACAGAGCTTAGAAACAAGTGCTTGAACCCGTATCTTCTaataaaatacaattcttttAACCCAAGAAAACTCTCAAATTTTGCAATCTTCACTGCCCCCTAGCGAGACtcttcaaaaatgtatttgtacaGGAAAAAGTGTCATAAAGATTGACAGTAGAGACTTATCTTCAGAAAATATGCCTACTCTGGAAAGATAAGAACTAGAATTGTATTCAACAGTTACAATCCCAGGTCCTCTGCACAAGGCACAATACCTGTTCATGAAGCTTAGCTGGGAAATCAAATATTTAGTTCAGTGCCATGTAGGCAAGGATACATGCACAGAGTGCAGAGAAATACTGAGGAAATGGAGATACTGTGGAAATGATGAGGTCATTAAAAGATTTTGCTAGtgtttttcaatttaattttacaggatttttgttttcttataatgGAACAATCCTTGAGAAGTAAAAGCAACTGGAAAGCCAACCACGTGGCTCTCATGACATGAACATTTTGTAGGTGTAAAGGCACACCATGTGTGTTACCTGAGTTGTCCTTTGAGTCCGATTCAGAGTCAGAGGTCTCCGAGGATTCTGAGGTTTTCTCTGGCAGATGAGGAAGTTGTGCAATATCCATTGGAGTGTCCTTGTACTCTGGGTTACTGAAGAGGAGACAGCAAATATAAACACAATTTGCAGTTTCAtggtttttccctcttttcttacCAAAGTTCAGGAACAAAGAACATAAATAGGAAGAATAGAAGAGCAAACATGGAAACATACATTTTCGGCTGCTCAGAGCTTCACAGCAGGGATTTTATGAAGGTTTATTTTAATACCGCTGTCAAATACTTATATTGACCAGGTACTAAAACTCGTTTGATTCTAGTGAAGTTTTAAAGCTATCAAAGCATTCTTACTGAAGTGGGACACCATGGCTTGTGTGATATCTAGCAGTAAAGCTACACTGTGTAATCATCCAACAACAAAATATCTCGATTTCGATCCCATTACTGGGCCTGGAAGTACAGAGAGGTGTTTTAACTTTTCCAATCTGTTTCTCTACCACCGGCAATGTCTATTAGAGTTATCTCTGTAACAATGTTCCCTAtcaaccttgccagagccctTTCAATACCTGGTTTTCTCAACGTTCctgttttccacattttaaatCAAGCAGACCATACATAAAGTTAGTAAGAAGGTGCTTGGTTAGGGCTAGAGAAAATGACCACTGCTCAAAAGAATTTGgccaaaaaatagataaaaaaaaaaggttatataTTTTTAAGCACTTCACACATGCATTCACATCACCAAGAAACCAAAAGCAACCACTCTAACTATATGACAGATGCACATGTGCATGTTAAGATGCATATGTTAGGGATAAAGAACTGTCAACACACCCATTATAATCATATCTTCATCTGCTCATGTGGTGCTCACCTGTGACTTGTTAGCAATGAACATGACTGCAATGTAAAAAAGCTACACtaccagagaaaatgaaaaaaacaaac
It contains:
- the NPAS3 gene encoding neuronal PAS domain-containing protein 3 isoform X2, with the translated sequence MAPTKPSFQQDPSRRERLQALRKEKSRDAARSRRGKENFEFYELAKLLPLPAAITSQLDKASIIRLTISYLKMRDFANQGDPPWNLRMEGPPPNTSVKGIQMWKSEVCMRKTPCEVIGAQRRRSPSALAIEVFESHLGSHILQSLDGFVFALNQEGKFLYISETVSIYLGLSQVELTGSSVFDYVHPGDHVEMAEQLGMKLPPGRGLLSQGTAEDGASSASSSSQSETPEPVESTSPSLLTTDNTLERSFFIRMKSTLTKRGVHIKSSGYKVIHITGRLRLRVSLSHGRTVPSQIMGLVVVAHALPPPTINEVRIDCHMFVTRVNMDLNIIYCENRISDYMDLTPVDIVGKRCYHFIHAEDVEGIRHSHLDLLNKGQCVTKYYRWMQKNGGYIWIQSSATIAVNAKNASEKNIIWVNYLLSNPEYKDTPMDIAQLPHLPEKTSESSETSDSESDSKDNSGNTHEDNENSKSDEKGNQSENSEDPESDRKKSGNQSDNEMNCNDDGNSSSNQDSRDSDDSFENSDFENQKAPEDSFGTLGSMQIKVERYVESESDLRLQNCESLTSDSAKDSDSAGEVNAQSSSKHQKRKKRRKKQKGGSMTRRRLSSTSSPNGLDSALVDQPQLLSSPNSASVLKIKTEISEPINFDNDSSIWNYPPNREISRNESPYSMTKPPSSEHFPSPQASSSLHVSIPDSVLTPPGTENTASRKTQFSTSSNSALAPVSSDPLSPPLSASPRDKHPGGPTTSNSLLYTGDLEALQRLQAGNVVLPLVHRVTGTLAATSTAAQRVYTTGTIRYAPAEVTLAMQGNLLPNTHAVNFVDVNSPSFGLDPKTPMEMLYHHVHRLNMSGPFGSAVSGASLTQMPAGNVFTTAEGLFSTLPFPVYSNGIHTTQTLERKED
- the NPAS3 gene encoding neuronal PAS domain-containing protein 3 isoform X4, which encodes MAPTKPSFQQDPSRRERLQALRKEKSRDAARSRRGKENFEFYELAKLLPLPAAITSQLDKASIIRLTISYLKMRDFANQGDPPWNLRMEGPPPNTSVKGIQMWKSEVCMRKTPCEGAQRRRSPSALAIEVFESHLGSHILQSLDGFVFALNQEGKFLYISETVSIYLGLSQVELTGSSVFDYVHPGDHVEMAEQLGMKLPPGRGLLSQGTAEDGASSASSSSQSETPEPVESTSPSLLTTDNTLERSFFIRMKSTLTKRGVHIKSSGYKVIHITGRLRLRVSLSHGRTVPSQIMGLVVVAHALPPPTINEVRIDCHMFVTRVNMDLNIIYCENRISDYMDLTPVDIVGKRCYHFIHAEDVEGIRHSHLDLLNKGQCVTKYYRWMQKNGGYIWIQSSATIAVNAKNASEKNIIWVNYLLSNPEYKDTPMDIAQLPHLPEKTSESSETSDSESDSKDNSGNTHEDNENSKSDEKGNQSENSEDPESDRKKSGNQSDNEMNCNDDGNSSSNQDSRDSDDSFENSDFENQKAPEDSFGTLGSMQIKVERYVESESDLRLQNCESLTSDSAKDSDSAGEVNAQSSSKHQKRKKRRKKQKGGSMTRRRLSSTSSPNGLDSALVDQPQLLSSPNSASVLKIKTEISEPINFDNDSSIWNYPPNREISRNESPYSMTKPPSSEHFPSPQASSSLHVSIPDSVLTPPGTENTASRKTQFSTSSNSALAPVSSDPLSPPLSASPRDKHPGGPTTSNSLLYTGDLEALQRLQAGNVVLPLVHRVTGTLAATSTAAQRVYTTGTIRYAPAEVTLAMQGNLLPNTHAVNFVDVNSPSFGLDPKTPMEMLYHHVHRLNMSGPFGSAVSGASLTQMPAGNVFTTAEGLFSTLPFPVYSNGIHTTQTLERKED
- the NPAS3 gene encoding neuronal PAS domain-containing protein 3 isoform X6; the encoded protein is MAPTKPSFQQDPSRRERLQALRKEKSRDAARSRRGKENFEFYELAKLLPLPAAITSQLDKASIIRLTISYLKMRDFANQGDPPWNLRMEGPPPNTSVKGAQRRRSPSALAIEVFESHLGSHILQSLDGFVFALNQEGKFLYISETVSIYLGLSQVELTGSSVFDYVHPGDHVEMAEQLGMKLPPGRGLLSQGTAEDGASSASSSSQSETPEPVESTSPSLLTTDNTLERSFFIRMKSTLTKRGVHIKSSGYKVIHITGRLRLRVSLSHGRTVPSQIMGLVVVAHALPPPTINEVRIDCHMFVTRVNMDLNIIYCENRISDYMDLTPVDIVGKRCYHFIHAEDVEGIRHSHLDLLNKGQCVTKYYRWMQKNGGYIWIQSSATIAVNAKNASEKNIIWVNYLLSNPEYKDTPMDIAQLPHLPEKTSESSETSDSESDSKDNSGNTHEDNENSKSDEKGNQSENSEDPESDRKKSGNQSDNEMNCNDDGNSSSNQDSRDSDDSFENSDFENQKAPEDSFGTLGSMQIKVERYVESESDLRLQNCESLTSDSAKDSDSAGEVNAQSSSKHQKRKKRRKKQKGGSMTRRRLSSTSSPNGLDSALVDQPQLLSSPNSASVLKIKTEISEPINFDNDSSIWNYPPNREISRNESPYSMTKPPSSEHFPSPQASSSLHVSIPDSVLTPPGTENTASRKTQFSTSSNSALAPVSSDPLSPPLSASPRDKHPGGPTTSNSLLYTGDLEALQRLQAGNVVLPLVHRVTGTLAATSTAAQRVYTTGTIRYAPAEVTLAMQGNLLPNTHAVNFVDVNSPSFGLDPKTPMEMLYHHVHRLNMSGPFGSAVSGASLTQMPAGNVFTTAEGLFSTLPFPVYSNGIHTTQTLERKED
- the NPAS3 gene encoding neuronal PAS domain-containing protein 3 isoform X5, with protein sequence MAPTKPSFQQDPSRRERLQALRKEKSRDAARSRRGKENFEFYELAKLLPLPAAITSQLDKASIIRLTISYLKMRDFANQGDPPWNLRMEGPPPNTSVKVIGAQRRRSPSALAIEVFESHLGSHILQSLDGFVFALNQEGKFLYISETVSIYLGLSQVELTGSSVFDYVHPGDHVEMAEQLGMKLPPGRGLLSQGTAEDGASSASSSSQSETPEPVESTSPSLLTTDNTLERSFFIRMKSTLTKRGVHIKSSGYKVIHITGRLRLRVSLSHGRTVPSQIMGLVVVAHALPPPTINEVRIDCHMFVTRVNMDLNIIYCENRISDYMDLTPVDIVGKRCYHFIHAEDVEGIRHSHLDLLNKGQCVTKYYRWMQKNGGYIWIQSSATIAVNAKNASEKNIIWVNYLLSNPEYKDTPMDIAQLPHLPEKTSESSETSDSESDSKDNSGNTHEDNENSKSDEKGNQSENSEDPESDRKKSGNQSDNEMNCNDDGNSSSNQDSRDSDDSFENSDFENQKAPEDSFGTLGSMQIKVERYVESESDLRLQNCESLTSDSAKDSDSAGEVNAQSSSKHQKRKKRRKKQKGGSMTRRRLSSTSSPNGLDSALVDQPQLLSSPNSASVLKIKTEISEPINFDNDSSIWNYPPNREISRNESPYSMTKPPSSEHFPSPQASSSLHVSIPDSVLTPPGTENTASRKTQFSTSSNSALAPVSSDPLSPPLSASPRDKHPGGPTTSNSLLYTGDLEALQRLQAGNVVLPLVHRVTGTLAATSTAAQRVYTTGTIRYAPAEVTLAMQGNLLPNTHAVNFVDVNSPSFGLDPKTPMEMLYHHVHRLNMSGPFGSAVSGASLTQMPAGNVFTTAEGLFSTLPFPVYSNGIHTTQTLERKED